One window from the genome of Engraulis encrasicolus isolate BLACKSEA-1 chromosome 16, IST_EnEncr_1.0, whole genome shotgun sequence encodes:
- the LOC134466663 gene encoding ATP-sensitive inward rectifier potassium channel 10-like produces the protein MTLATPPSSRGSSPHQKLCHSQTQTDVLKPLLGGAGLHQSAAQQRRRRRVLSKDGRSNVRMEHVSGRGTLYLRDPWTTFVDMQWRYKLVFFCATFVGTWFIFGLLWYLLAFLHGDLLEFDPPANHTICVMQMQTLTGAFLFSLESQTTIGYGFRCITEECPPAIILLILQLLITTAMEIFITGTFLAKVARPKKRGETVRFSQHAVVSSHEGRPCLMIRVANMRKSLLLGCQVTGKLLQPCVSKEGETVRLEQRNVAFSVDTASESPFLILPLTFYHIIDSNSPLRAWAAKGGGWSDPELADFELLVMMSATVEPTSAMCQVRTSYLPDEILWGYEFPPVVSLSPSGKYVADLAYFDKVVKTKSPPLFKQTPPTSPGHRHGYQNAGGEGGGTTTTTMDPEKIRLEESYRGEEQGGRGGGGRGRDTSPLSVRISNV, from the exons ATGACGCTGGCCACGCCCCCTTCGTCCCGGGGCTCCTCCCCCCACCAGAAGCTCTGCCATTCACAGACCCAGACGGATGTTCTCAAGCCACTCCTGGGTGGAGCAG GTCTCCACCAATCAGCAGCCCAGCAGCGCAGGCGGAGGCGGGTCTTGTCCAAGGATGGGCGGAGTAACGTGAGGATGGAGCATGTCAGTGGTCGCGGGACACTATACCTGAGGGACCCCTGGACCACCTTTGTGGACATGCAATGGAG GTACAAGTTGGTGTTCTTCTGTGCGACTTTTGTCGGGACCTGGTTCATCTTTGGCCTGCTGTGGTACCTCCTGGCCTTCCTGCATGGGGACCTGCTGG AGTTCGACCCGCCTGCGAACCACACCATTTGCGTGATGCAGATGCAGACCCTGACGGGGGCGTTCCTCTTCTCTCTGGAGTCCCAGACTACCATTGGCTACGGTTTCCGCTGCATCACGGAGGAGTGCCCGCCCGCCATCATCCTGCTGATCCTACAGCTCCTCATCACCACGGCGATGGAGATCTTCATCACCGGAACATTCTTGGCCAag GTGGCTCGGCctaagaagagaggggagacggTGCGCTTCAGTCAGCACGCGGTGGTGTCCAGTCACGAGGGCCGGCCGTGTCTGATGATCCGCGTGGCCAACATGCGCAAGAGCCTCTTACTGGGCTGTCAG GTGACAGGTAAACTCCTGCAGCCCTGTGTCTCTAAAGAGGGCGAGACGGTTCGTTTGGAGCAGAGGAACGTGGCGTTCAGCGTGGACACAGCCAGCGAGAGTCCCTTCCTGATCTTACCGCTCACCTTCTACCACATCATAGACTCCAACAGCCCCCTGCGAGCCTGGGCGGCTAAAg gtGGGGGCTGGTCGGACCCTGAGCTGGCCGACTTTGAGCTGCTGGTGATGATGAGTGCTACAGTCGAACCCACCTCCGCTATGTGCCAG GTGCGCACCTCCTATCTGCCGGACGAGATCCTGTGGGGCTACGAGTTCCCGCCAgttgtctccctctccccatcggGCAAATACGTGGCTGACCTCGCCTACTTTGACAAG GTCGTCAAGACCAAGAGCCCGCCGCTTTTCAAGCAGACTCCGCCCACCTCCCCGGGCCATCGTCACGGATACCAGAATGCCGGCGGAGAAGGGGGCGGGACTACTACGACCACCATGGACCCAGAGAAGATCCGATTGGAGGAGAGTTATAGGGGGGAGGagcaaggagggagaggaggaggggggaggggcaggGATACCAGTCCTCTGAGCGTCCGCATCAGCAATGTCTAA